Proteins from a single region of Tachysurus vachellii isolate PV-2020 chromosome 15, HZAU_Pvac_v1, whole genome shotgun sequence:
- the zgc:153039 gene encoding solute carrier family 12 member 9 isoform X1, with translation MAERAPLLHYRLSSGVHEDSGEHRVREAAAGRLRSGHNHPQKLSTFFGVVIPTLLSMFSVVVFLRIGFVVGQCGLYQAVVMFLVAYFIISMTVLSICAISTNGALEAGGAYYMISRALGPEFGGSIGIMFFLANVFGSALYVLGLVEAILATFGRPEDGLSHAPHYAVMPVGYWWSLLYASVILLLCVLVCMVGARIYAKATFLIFMVVMVVLFTIFISFFAVRPRNIPLPNILGNSSTTSNTANFTGFKLDTLLGNLKADYTVDYTTGVTMTFATVFAVMFNGCTGIMAGSNMSGDLRNPSYSIPRGTITAVIFTFITYNLLSLLVACTCDRALLQRDYSFLRDVNLWRPFVTIGVYSSTLSAAMSNLIGASRILYALAKDDLFGKVLSPAGQTSGSGNPWVSVLISWFLVQLVLFSGKLNTIASVVTILFLLVYAAVDLACLALEWASAPNFRPTFRYFTWHTCVLGIIGCGVMMFLINAIYASASIAFMLLLLLLIHYLSPTSSWGYISQALIFHQVRKYLLMLDVRKDHVKFWRPQVLLMVANPRSNIGLITFINDIKKSGLYVLGHVQIGDLAVLPSDPLQCQYDSWLALVDHLNIKAFVNLTLADSVRCGVQHLLFISGLGGMRPNTLVLGFYDDIPPQDQLQDRSFHSSRSMESPIFSEDPEDPLFHFPPLRGSIDGAWQGKAIDPQEYVSVIADAVKMLKNVALARYFCQFDHTQTRQTGVFVDVWPVNLLRPDSCSYVDTCSLFLLQLACILNMTRAWRKARLRLFLCVETGRSLKEAERKLGQLLKELRMKAAIYTVPWDAQVALHWQRQSSSRKRKKNGEETEEDLDLLEEEDSEEEEEYANGYHSNTSRLTDDYLLAVNRLISDQPCPPPAVRFLYLPRPPADTRRYSDYLHQLELLSRDLGPTLLIHGVTPVITTDL, from the exons ATGGCTGAACGCGCACCGCTGCTGCACTACCGGCTCTCGTCCGGTGTGCACGAGGACTCCGGGGAGCACCGGGTGCGCGAGGCGGCGGCAGGGAGGCTGAGGTCCGGTCACAACCATCCTCAGAAACTCTCCACCTTTTTTGGGGTGGTTATTCCCACTCTGCTCTccatgttcagtgtggtggtgttctTACGGATAG gattcGTGGTGGGTCAGTGTGGACTGTACCAGGCTGTGGTCATGTTCTTGGTGGCGTATTTCATCATCAGTATGACCGTTCTCTCCATCTGCGCCATCTCCACCAACGGAGCCCTGGAGGCCGGCGGAGCTTACT atatgaTCAGTCGAGCTTTAGGGCCGGAGTTTGGAGGCAGTATCGGGATCATGTTTTTCTTGGCCAACGTGTTCGGCAGCGCCCTCTACGTGCTCGGGCTGGTGGAGGCCATTCTCGCAACCTTCGGACGTCCTGAAG ATGGATTAAGCCACGCCCCTCACTATGCAGTGATGCCAGTTGGTTATTGGTGGTCTCTGCTGTACGCTAGTGTTATCCTGCTTCTGTGCGTCTTGGTGTGTATGGTTGGTGCTCGCATCTATGCCAAGGCTACGTTCCTTATCTtcatggtggtgatggtggtgctTTTCACCATCTTCATCAGCTTCTTTGCTGTCAGACCTCGGAACATCCCTCTGCCAAACATTCTGGGAAACTCGAGCACCACTTCTAACACCGCCAACTTCACTGGCTTTAAACTCGACACGCTGCTCGGAAACCTCAAAG cggaTTACACAGTGGACTACACCACAGGAGTGACAATGACGTTTGCTACTGTGTTTGCTGTCATGTTCAACGGATGCACTGGAATTATGGCTGGATCCAAcatgtcag gtgacCTGAGAAACCCAAGTTACTCCATCCCTCGTGGAACAATTACTGCTGTCATCTTCACCTTCATCACCTACAACCTGCTCAGCTTACTGGTGGCCTGCACCTGTGACAG agcTCTGTTACAGAGGGACTACAGTTTCCTGCGGGACGTTAATCTGTGGCGTCCGTTTGTCACCATCGGTGTTTATTCATCCACTCTCTCAGCTGCCATGAGCAACCTGATTGGCGCCTCACGCATACTGTACGCGCTTGCCAAGGATGACTTGTTCG GTAAAGTCCTGTCCCCTGCTGGACAAACCTCGGGCAGCGGGAATCCCTGGGTCTCGGTTCTCATCTCCTGGTTCCTTGTGCAg ctGGTGTTGTTCTCAGGGAAGCTGAACACCATAGCGAGTGTTGTTACCATCTTATTCCTGTTGGTCTACGCCGCAGTGGACCTGGCCTGCCTCGCCCTGGAGTGGGCCTCTGCCCCTAACTTCAG GCCCACATTCCGTTACTTTACGTGGCACACGTGTGTGTTGGGGATCATTGgctgtggagtgatgatgtTTCTAATTAACGCCATCTACGCCTCAGCCAGCATCGCCTTCATGTTGCTCCTGCTGCTGCTCATCCACTATCTGAGTCCGACTAGCAGCTGGGGCTACATTAGCCAGGCACTGATCTTCCAccag gtgcgTAAATACTTGTTAATGTTGGATGTGCGTAAGGATCATGTGAAGTTCTGGAGGCCTCAGGTGCTGCTGATGGTGGCCAACCCTCGCTCGAACATCGGCCTCATCACCTTCATTAACGACATCAAGAAGAGCGGCCTGTATGTCCTCGGACACGTCCAGATCGGAGACCTGG CCGTCCTTCCCTCCGACCCTCTGCAGTGTCAGTACGACTCGTGGCTCGCCCTGGTGGATCACCTGAACATTAAAGCCTTCGTTAACCTGACATTAGCTGACTCTGTACGATGCGGAGTGCAGCACCTGCTCTTCATCTCTGGACTTg GCGGTATGAGACCAAACACATTGGTTCTGGGTTTCTATGATGACATTCCTCCTCAGGACCAGCTCCAAGATCGCTCGTTCCACTCCAGCAGATCCATGGAAAGCCCCATTTTTTCGGAAGACCCAGAAGATCCACTTTTTCATTTCCCTCCTCTGCGAGGCAGCATAGACGGAGCCTGGCAGGGGAAAGCGATCGACCCTCAGGAGTACGTCAGCGTGATTGCGGACGCTGTGAAAATGCTGAAGAACGTGGCTTTGGCAAGGTACTTCTGCCAGTTTGACCACACCCAAACCCGTCAGACCGGCGTCTTCGTGGACGTTTGGCCCGTGAACCTGCTCCGACCCGACAGCTGCTCTTACGTCGACACGTGCTCGCTGTTCCTTCTCCAGTTGGCCTGCATCCTCAATATGACCAGGGCATGGCGCAAGGCCAGGCTCCGCCTCTTCCTGTGCGTGGAGACAGGGCGGAGTCTGAAGGAGGCGGAGCGTAAGCTGGGGCAGCTGCTGAAGGAGCTCCGGATGAAGGCGGCCATCTACACGGTGCCGTGGGACGCTCAGGTGGCGCTGCACTGGCAGAGACAAAGCAGCtcgaggaaaagaaagaagaacggagaagagacagaggaagattTGGATCTATTAGAGGAGGAGGACtccgaggaggaggaggagtacgCTAACGGTTACCACAGCAACACTTCACGTCTGACTGACGACTACTTACTCGCTGTTAATAGGCTGATCAGTGACCAGCCCTGCCCGCCCCCTGCTGTGCGCTTCCTGTATTTGCCCCGCCCACCTGCTGACACACGCCGCTACTCCGATTACCTGCATCAGCTGGAGCTGTTGAGCCGTGACCTTGGGCCCACTCTACTTATCCACGGGGTCACACCTGTCATCACCACTGACCTATGA
- the zgc:153039 gene encoding solute carrier family 12 member 9 isoform X2 produces the protein MAERAPLLHYRLSSGVHEDSGEHRVREAAAGRLRSGHNHPQKLSTFFGVVIPTLLSMFSVVVFLRIGFVVGQCGLYQAVVMFLVAYFIISMTVLSICAISTNGALEAGGAYYMISRALGPEFGGSIGIMFFLANVFGSALYVLGLVEAILATFGRPEDGLSHAPHYAVMPVGYWWSLLYASVILLLCVLVCMVGARIYAKATFLIFISFFAVRPRNIPLPNILGNSSTTSNTANFTGFKLDTLLGNLKADYTVDYTTGVTMTFATVFAVMFNGCTGIMAGSNMSGDLRNPSYSIPRGTITAVIFTFITYNLLSLLVACTCDRALLQRDYSFLRDVNLWRPFVTIGVYSSTLSAAMSNLIGASRILYALAKDDLFGKVLSPAGQTSGSGNPWVSVLISWFLVQLVLFSGKLNTIASVVTILFLLVYAAVDLACLALEWASAPNFRPTFRYFTWHTCVLGIIGCGVMMFLINAIYASASIAFMLLLLLLIHYLSPTSSWGYISQALIFHQVRKYLLMLDVRKDHVKFWRPQVLLMVANPRSNIGLITFINDIKKSGLYVLGHVQIGDLAVLPSDPLQCQYDSWLALVDHLNIKAFVNLTLADSVRCGVQHLLFISGLGGMRPNTLVLGFYDDIPPQDQLQDRSFHSSRSMESPIFSEDPEDPLFHFPPLRGSIDGAWQGKAIDPQEYVSVIADAVKMLKNVALARYFCQFDHTQTRQTGVFVDVWPVNLLRPDSCSYVDTCSLFLLQLACILNMTRAWRKARLRLFLCVETGRSLKEAERKLGQLLKELRMKAAIYTVPWDAQVALHWQRQSSSRKRKKNGEETEEDLDLLEEEDSEEEEEYANGYHSNTSRLTDDYLLAVNRLISDQPCPPPAVRFLYLPRPPADTRRYSDYLHQLELLSRDLGPTLLIHGVTPVITTDL, from the exons ATGGCTGAACGCGCACCGCTGCTGCACTACCGGCTCTCGTCCGGTGTGCACGAGGACTCCGGGGAGCACCGGGTGCGCGAGGCGGCGGCAGGGAGGCTGAGGTCCGGTCACAACCATCCTCAGAAACTCTCCACCTTTTTTGGGGTGGTTATTCCCACTCTGCTCTccatgttcagtgtggtggtgttctTACGGATAG gattcGTGGTGGGTCAGTGTGGACTGTACCAGGCTGTGGTCATGTTCTTGGTGGCGTATTTCATCATCAGTATGACCGTTCTCTCCATCTGCGCCATCTCCACCAACGGAGCCCTGGAGGCCGGCGGAGCTTACT atatgaTCAGTCGAGCTTTAGGGCCGGAGTTTGGAGGCAGTATCGGGATCATGTTTTTCTTGGCCAACGTGTTCGGCAGCGCCCTCTACGTGCTCGGGCTGGTGGAGGCCATTCTCGCAACCTTCGGACGTCCTGAAG ATGGATTAAGCCACGCCCCTCACTATGCAGTGATGCCAGTTGGTTATTGGTGGTCTCTGCTGTACGCTAGTGTTATCCTGCTTCTGTGCGTCTTGGTGTGTATGGTTGGTGCTCGCATCTATGCCAAGGCTACGTTCCTT ATCTTCATCAGCTTCTTTGCTGTCAGACCTCGGAACATCCCTCTGCCAAACATTCTGGGAAACTCGAGCACCACTTCTAACACCGCCAACTTCACTGGCTTTAAACTCGACACGCTGCTCGGAAACCTCAAAG cggaTTACACAGTGGACTACACCACAGGAGTGACAATGACGTTTGCTACTGTGTTTGCTGTCATGTTCAACGGATGCACTGGAATTATGGCTGGATCCAAcatgtcag gtgacCTGAGAAACCCAAGTTACTCCATCCCTCGTGGAACAATTACTGCTGTCATCTTCACCTTCATCACCTACAACCTGCTCAGCTTACTGGTGGCCTGCACCTGTGACAG agcTCTGTTACAGAGGGACTACAGTTTCCTGCGGGACGTTAATCTGTGGCGTCCGTTTGTCACCATCGGTGTTTATTCATCCACTCTCTCAGCTGCCATGAGCAACCTGATTGGCGCCTCACGCATACTGTACGCGCTTGCCAAGGATGACTTGTTCG GTAAAGTCCTGTCCCCTGCTGGACAAACCTCGGGCAGCGGGAATCCCTGGGTCTCGGTTCTCATCTCCTGGTTCCTTGTGCAg ctGGTGTTGTTCTCAGGGAAGCTGAACACCATAGCGAGTGTTGTTACCATCTTATTCCTGTTGGTCTACGCCGCAGTGGACCTGGCCTGCCTCGCCCTGGAGTGGGCCTCTGCCCCTAACTTCAG GCCCACATTCCGTTACTTTACGTGGCACACGTGTGTGTTGGGGATCATTGgctgtggagtgatgatgtTTCTAATTAACGCCATCTACGCCTCAGCCAGCATCGCCTTCATGTTGCTCCTGCTGCTGCTCATCCACTATCTGAGTCCGACTAGCAGCTGGGGCTACATTAGCCAGGCACTGATCTTCCAccag gtgcgTAAATACTTGTTAATGTTGGATGTGCGTAAGGATCATGTGAAGTTCTGGAGGCCTCAGGTGCTGCTGATGGTGGCCAACCCTCGCTCGAACATCGGCCTCATCACCTTCATTAACGACATCAAGAAGAGCGGCCTGTATGTCCTCGGACACGTCCAGATCGGAGACCTGG CCGTCCTTCCCTCCGACCCTCTGCAGTGTCAGTACGACTCGTGGCTCGCCCTGGTGGATCACCTGAACATTAAAGCCTTCGTTAACCTGACATTAGCTGACTCTGTACGATGCGGAGTGCAGCACCTGCTCTTCATCTCTGGACTTg GCGGTATGAGACCAAACACATTGGTTCTGGGTTTCTATGATGACATTCCTCCTCAGGACCAGCTCCAAGATCGCTCGTTCCACTCCAGCAGATCCATGGAAAGCCCCATTTTTTCGGAAGACCCAGAAGATCCACTTTTTCATTTCCCTCCTCTGCGAGGCAGCATAGACGGAGCCTGGCAGGGGAAAGCGATCGACCCTCAGGAGTACGTCAGCGTGATTGCGGACGCTGTGAAAATGCTGAAGAACGTGGCTTTGGCAAGGTACTTCTGCCAGTTTGACCACACCCAAACCCGTCAGACCGGCGTCTTCGTGGACGTTTGGCCCGTGAACCTGCTCCGACCCGACAGCTGCTCTTACGTCGACACGTGCTCGCTGTTCCTTCTCCAGTTGGCCTGCATCCTCAATATGACCAGGGCATGGCGCAAGGCCAGGCTCCGCCTCTTCCTGTGCGTGGAGACAGGGCGGAGTCTGAAGGAGGCGGAGCGTAAGCTGGGGCAGCTGCTGAAGGAGCTCCGGATGAAGGCGGCCATCTACACGGTGCCGTGGGACGCTCAGGTGGCGCTGCACTGGCAGAGACAAAGCAGCtcgaggaaaagaaagaagaacggagaagagacagaggaagattTGGATCTATTAGAGGAGGAGGACtccgaggaggaggaggagtacgCTAACGGTTACCACAGCAACACTTCACGTCTGACTGACGACTACTTACTCGCTGTTAATAGGCTGATCAGTGACCAGCCCTGCCCGCCCCCTGCTGTGCGCTTCCTGTATTTGCCCCGCCCACCTGCTGACACACGCCGCTACTCCGATTACCTGCATCAGCTGGAGCTGTTGAGCCGTGACCTTGGGCCCACTCTACTTATCCACGGGGTCACACCTGTCATCACCACTGACCTATGA